Proteins from a genomic interval of Arachis hypogaea cultivar Tifrunner chromosome 10, arahy.Tifrunner.gnm2.J5K5, whole genome shotgun sequence:
- the LOC112715014 gene encoding cytochrome P450 78A5 translates to MGWPILGTLPYMGSLAHRKLADMAVSLNAKRLMAVSLGSQPVIISSHPDTARQILCGSSFSDRPVKQSARLLMFERAIGFAPYGTYWHHLRKVAATHMFSPRSISGLESLRQEVADGMVERAWKEMEEKGVVEVRGILQEGSLNNVLESVFGSNNNSMSSKTREVLDEMVKEGYELISMFNWEDYFPFKFLDFYGVKRRCQKLAAKVNTVVGQIVENRKRSEDFVGQSDFLSALLSLPKEERFSDSDMVAILWEMIFRGTDTVAILLEWTMARLVLHPDIQTKARQEIDNCVGPNGHVQDTDIPNLPYLQAIVKEVLRMHPPGPLLSWARLAIHDVQIDKVLVTRGTTAMVNMWAIAHDSSVWEDPWDFNPERFMKEDVSVMGSDMRLAPFGAGRRVCPGKAMGLATVHLWLAKLLHHYIWVPVQPVDLSECLKLSNEMKNPLRCQVICR, encoded by the exons ATGGGCTGGCCCATACTGGGGACTTTGCCCTACATGGGCTCCCTAGCCCATAGAAAACTCGCTGACATGGCCGTTTCGCTAAATGCGAAAAGACTCATGGCAGTGAGTTTAGGATCCCAACCTGTTATCATAAGCAGTCACCCTGACACCGCAAGACAAATTCTATGTGGTTCTAGTTTCTCAGATCGTCCAGTCAAACAATCAGCAAGGTTGCTAATGTTTGAGCGTGCCATAGGATTTGCACCCTATGGCACGTACTGGCACCACCTTCGCAAGGTGGCGGCCACGCACATGTTCTCTCCACGAAGTATTTCCGGCCTAGAGAGTCTCAGGCAAGAAGTGGCCGATGGAATGGTGGAGAGAGCATGGAAGGAGATGGAAGAGAAAGGGGTGGTAGAAGTTAGGGGAATATTGCAAGAAGGGTCTCTTAACAATGTTTTGGAGAGTGTGTTTGGTAGTAATAATAATTCTATGAGTTCAAAAACAAGAGAGGTTTTGGATGAAATGGTTAAAGAAGGGTATGAGTTGATTTCCATGTTCAACTGGGAAGATTATTTCCCTTTTAAGTTCTTAGACTTCTATGGAGTGAAAAGAAGGTGTCAAAAATTGGCGGCTAAGGTCAACACTGTGGTGGGTCAAATTGTTGAAAACAGAAAAAGATCTGAGGATTTTGTTGGACAGAGTGATTTTCTTAGCGCTTTGCTTTCTTTGCCCAAAGAAGAAAGGTTTAGTGATTCGGATATGGTGGCTATTTTGTGG GAAATGATATTCCGGGGAACAGATACAGTTGCTATACTCCTTGAATGGACCATGGCTAGGCTGGTGTTACACCCAGACATACAAACCAAAGCCCGCCAGGAGATCGACAATTGCGTGGGCCCGAACGGTCACGTGCAGGACACGGACATCCCAAATCTCCCTTACCTCCAAGCCATAGTGAAGGAGGTTCTCCGAATGCATCCACCAGGTCCATTGCTCTCATGGGCCCGGCTTGCAATCCATGATGTCCAGATAGACAAAGTTttagtgacacgtggcacaactgcAATGGTCAACATGTGGGCGATAGCACATGACTCATCTGTATGGGAAGATCCATGGGATTTTAACCCCGAAAGATTCATGAAGGAAGATGTGTCCGTCATGGGCTCGGACATGAGGCTCGCACCCTTCGGCGCTGGCCGAAGGGTGTGCCCCGGTAAGGCAATGGGCTTGGCAACGGTTCATCTCTGGCTTGCTAAACTTCTCCACCATTACATATGGGTTCCGGTGCAGCCTGTGGATCTTTCAGAATGCCTCAAGCTCTCTAATGAGATGAAAAACCCTTTAAGGTGCCAAGTGATTTGCAGATAG